The DNA region GCCGCGTGATGCCCAGCATGGCGTGCGTGAAATCCTGGCACACGCCCCGCTGGTGCGTGGCGAACTCTGCCAGGGGCGTGCTGACGGTCGTGGCCTTCGTGTCGTACGTGAACTGCCGGTACAGCGACGAGTTCAGGTTCACCAGGAACGACGGCAGGTCGTCCGCAGCGGTGGGGCGCGTCACGCCGAACAGTTCCGGCCACGCGCCCGCCGGGACGCGCGGACTGGCGACCAGGAACTCGGTGTGCCGCCCACGCTCGTCCAGCAGCGCCCCGAACGACGTGCCTGCCGGGTCCGGCACGGCGTGCGTGTCCACCAGCGCCTGCGCCTCGATCAGCAGGTGCCGGTGGTGCTCGTGCACGTGCACGTGATGCACGATCGCCCCGAAGTAATCCTTGTGCGAGGTCACCTCGGCGTCCGGCGTGACGTGCAGATGAAAGGACCGCACGGTCTGCCGGGCCTCCTGACTGGGATGCAGCCGCACCTGATTGAAGGAATCCCAGGCGGGTTTCGGGTAGTGGTACTCGGTCGTGTGACGGATCTCGCAGCGCATCAGCCCTCTCCCCGGTCCTGGCAGGCAACTGTTCCTGTGTTCAGGTAGCCCGTCATTCCTGCTGGAAGTACGCCGCGTCGATCGCGGCCCCCACGCGGTTGATCTCGACCAGGAGTTCCGGCAGCGACGGCGAACGCCGCTCCAGGATGTCGTCGGTGCGGGCGTACTGAAGCCGCGCGACCAGCCAGCGTGACAGGCGCAGCACCTCCGGATGCGCGCCCGGATGGCACAGGTCGATCTGCGTCAGCGCGTCGTGCAGGTTCTCGGCGCTGTACCGCAGGCTGCGCGGAAAGTACTCGTCGAACAGCAGGAACCCCGCCACGCCGCGCGGATCGATGCCGGTGTGCGCCGACTTGCGGTACGCCTCGAAGGCACTGGCGCCCTTGAGCACACTGACCCAGCGCTGCTCCTGCAGGGCGCGCCACGTCGGGTCGGCCGGGCCGCCCAGCGCCGCCGGGTCCTGCGGGCTGTCCAGCCGCGCCTGCAACACCCGCACGGTGTTGTCCGCGCGTTCCAGCAGTTGACCGCTGCGCAGGAACGACCAGCTCTCGTCGCGCGGGAGGGTCGCGAAGGCAATCCCGAAGAAGAACTGGGACGCCTCGCGCGCCGCCACGCAGTACTCGTAGAGGCCGTCGCGGTCCATCACGCCGCCCGTCTCGAAGCACAGGTTCAGGTACGAGCGGTTCAGGGCCTCCCACATCTCGCTGGGAATCCGGTCACGCAGTCCGCGCGCGTTCCGGCGGGCCTGCGCCAGACTGCTGGCGATACTCGACGGGTTGTCCAGGTCGAAGGCCAGCCAGGACGTGGCGGTGCGGGTATCCACCTGCCCGTAGCGTTCCAGCAGTGCGCCCTCGCCGCCCGTGAGTTCCAGCAGGGGCCGCCAGTGTTCACGGACCCGCCCGGCCGATTCCAGCGACGCGTAGTAGTTGACGTTCAGCAGGCGGGCGGTGTTCTCGGCGCGTTCCATGTACCGCCCGGTCCAGTACAGGTTCTCGGCCAGCCGTGAAAGCAGCAGCATCAGCGGTCCTCCCCGGCCTGTTCGGCCTGCCCTGCGGGTTCCTCCCCGGCTTCCGGGGTGCGGGCCTGTTCCGGCGCGGCTTCCAGCTGTTCCTTTTCCAGTTGCTGCTGGTAGGAGCGGGCCGGGCCGTCACCCGACGGAGACAGCATGTCCTGCACCTGCCCCTGCGACTGACCCTGCGACTGGCTCTGGCTCTGACTCTGGGACTGCTGCGCGGCCCGGACGGCCTCGTGCGCGGCGGCGGCGGCCGTGTCCTCCAGCACCCAGGTGTCCTTGCTGCCCCCACCCTGCGAACTGTTCACGACCAGACTGCCGCGCGTCAGGGCCACGCGGGTCAGGCCGCCCGGCACGATCGTCACGTCCTGCCCGAACAGCACGTACGGCCGCAGGTCGATGTGCGACCCCTCGAACGTCCCGGTGTCCGGGTACAGCGTCGGGTGGCGCGACAGACCCACCACCGGCTGCGCGATGAACTCACGCGGTTCGAGCCGCACCTTCTGAAGGTACGCGTCGATGTCCTTCTGCGTGGCCGCCGGGCCGATCAGCATGCCGTACCCGCCGGCCTCGCCCACACCCTTGAACACCAGGTCCCCGGCGTTCGCCAGCATGAACTCCAGGTGATCCGGGTTCCAGCCCAGGTACGTGGGCACGTTGTTCAGCAGTGGCTCCTCGTTCAGGTAGTAGCGGATCATGTCGGGCACGTACGCGTACACGGCCTTGTCGTCCGCCACGCCCGTCCCGACCGCGTTGGCGATCGCCACGCGCCCCTGCCGGTACACTTCCATCAGGCCCGACACGCCCAGCGAACTGTCCCGCCGGAACGCCAGCGGGTCCAGGAAATCATCGTCGATCCGGCGGTAGATCACGTCCACCTGCCGCCGCCCGCCCGTCGTGCGCATCCAGACGCGCCCGGCGTCCACGAACAGGTCGCGGCCCTCCACGAGTTCCACGCCCATCTGCTGCGCGAGGTACGCATGCTCGAAGTACGCACTGTTGTACATGCCGGGCGTCAGCACCACCACCGTCCCGCCGGGCTTGGGGCTCACGGCCTGCAGGTTCGCCAGCAGCGCCGTCGCGTACTGCTGCACGGGCCGCACGCCCTGACCCTCGAACATGCCAGGGTAGATGCGCGTCATGG from Deinococcus seoulensis includes:
- a CDS encoding alpha-E domain-containing protein encodes the protein MLLLSRLAENLYWTGRYMERAENTARLLNVNYYASLESAGRVREHWRPLLELTGGEGALLERYGQVDTRTATSWLAFDLDNPSSIASSLAQARRNARGLRDRIPSEMWEALNRSYLNLCFETGGVMDRDGLYEYCVAAREASQFFFGIAFATLPRDESWSFLRSGQLLERADNTVRVLQARLDSPQDPAALGGPADPTWRALQEQRWVSVLKGASAFEAYRKSAHTGIDPRGVAGFLLFDEYFPRSLRYSAENLHDALTQIDLCHPGAHPEVLRLSRWLVARLQYARTDDILERRSPSLPELLVEINRVGAAIDAAYFQQE
- a CDS encoding transglutaminase family protein — translated: MRCEIRHTTEYHYPKPAWDSFNQVRLHPSQEARQTVRSFHLHVTPDAEVTSHKDYFGAIVHHVHVHEHHRHLLIEAQALVDTHAVPDPAGTSFGALLDERGRHTEFLVASPRVPAGAWPELFGVTRPTAADDLPSFLVNLNSSLYRQFTYDTKATTVSTPLAEFATHQRGVCQDFTHAMLGITRQLGIPARYVSGYLYSGGEMVGAEATHAWVECFVPGYGWLGLDPTNNCLAREKHIKIGHGREYSDVSPVRGTYYGGGQGRMDVAVHVYGQS
- a CDS encoding circularly permuted type 2 ATP-grasp protein — protein: MKYDPGTRFFDEMFSAPGQVRPHYEGVEAYIQRLGIAEFERRRHLLDAAFRNQGITFTVYGDTQGTERTFPFDPVPRIIPASEWAHVEAGLTQRVRALNAFLTDIYSGAQILADGVIPSELVFTSVHFRREVHGVVPPGGVFIHVVGTDLIRNEQGEYLVLEDNLRSPSGVSYLLANRQAMTRIYPGMFEGQGVRPVQQYATALLANLQAVSPKPGGTVVVLTPGMYNSAYFEHAYLAQQMGVELVEGRDLFVDAGRVWMRTTGGRRQVDVIYRRIDDDFLDPLAFRRDSSLGVSGLMEVYRQGRVAIANAVGTGVADDKAVYAYVPDMIRYYLNEEPLLNNVPTYLGWNPDHLEFMLANAGDLVFKGVGEAGGYGMLIGPAATQKDIDAYLQKVRLEPREFIAQPVVGLSRHPTLYPDTGTFEGSHIDLRPYVLFGQDVTIVPGGLTRVALTRGSLVVNSSQGGGSKDTWVLEDTAAAAAHEAVRAAQQSQSQSQSQSQGQSQGQVQDMLSPSGDGPARSYQQQLEKEQLEAAPEQARTPEAGEEPAGQAEQAGEDR